Within the Vagococcus carniphilus genome, the region AAACATATTTATGCCACAACTAACTAGACGAAACTCATCTTCAACATACCCTTGAATTAATTCACCACATGTTCCAGGACAACTAACTATGACTTTTGCCATAAAAATACCTCTCTAGAGCTTCTACTAATTTTTCATTTTCCTCACGCGTTCTAACAGCTATTCGGTAATAGTTACCATCAAGCCCTTTATAATTAGAACAATCTCGAATTAAAATATTCATTTCTATCAATGCTTTTTGTAAATCCACAGTTGATAGATATTCAAAAAAGATAAAATTGGCTGAACTTTTAACTAGTTTTAATTCGGTAAATTTAGTTAATGAAGACTCTAAAAACAAGCGTTCCTTTTCTACATAGCTCAATGTTTCAGCTAAATATTGTTTATCTTTAAGTGACTCTCTACCAGCCATATCAGCAAAGCAATTAATTCGCCAAGGAATAGCATTACTTTCTAAGTCATCCATCATATGAGAATTATCCGTTAATAGATAGCCTAACCGAAGACCTGGAATGGCAAATATTTTTGTTAATGAGCGTAAAATAACTAAATACTCATTTCCTCTCAACTCAGTTGTTAGAGATTCTTTTTCATCCACAAAATCCATAAAAGCTTCATCTATAATCAAATAAATCTGATTGTTTTGACAAAATTTTGCAAGTTTGATCATTTCTTCTTTTTCAATTATCGTACCAGTAGGATTATTAGGATTACATATACAAAGTGTATCTACCTTTTCTTCTTGGATTTTTATCATTAAATCAGTTGTATTTACTTTAAAATCATTGTCTTTTGTTTTAAAATACACAATATTTGTTTTTTGGTGAGCAAATGCATCTTCGTATTCTGAAAAAGTTGGAGCCAACACTAGAAGCTGCTGACTTTTTAAAATATTAGCCAAAGAATAGATAACTTCAGCTGCTCCATTTCCTAAAAAAATATTCTCTGGCGTTAATGAATGATAGTTAGCAATTTCTTTTTTTAATTCTGTGTATCTTAAATCTGGATAATGTAGAATTTGATCTGTATTTTCTTTCAACACTTTTAATAAGTTCTCTGATAACCCTAACGGATTAATGTTGGCGCTAAAATCAATAATTGACTTTTCAGATAAATGATAGATTTCAGCTATTTCTTTAATGTTTCCCCCATGAAGTCCTGCCATAACTTAATTCCCCTTACCACTGTTTTGAACAATAGAAAAATTTTTGATTTTTTCTGGTAAAACAGCATAAACAATTTCTGTTAAAAATAAGTTAACTAATGTTGCTATAGTCAACGGTACAAACAAAACGAAAACCAATTGTTTCAAAATTGGGTAAAGGATTAGTAAATCTAAAGGAACATTAATTAGATATGCCGCTATAATCGAAGCGACTTTTGATAGTACCGGTCTGTCGCTCCATTTGTTCCTTATGTAACCGTATACAAACATACAAACCATCATTAAGGTTGCTATAATCAAATGGACAGGTAGTGTGCTTGGAAAGCCAGCAAAAAGTGCAGAAAACATGTGTCCAAAGAAAGCTACTACCATCCCCATCGCAGGACCTAAAATAATAGTTGATAAAAATGCAGGAAATGAGTCCAGGGCAATCGATCCAAGTATCTTAATGTTTCCTCCTAGAATACTAAGTGCGATCATTAGTGCTACGATTGTTAATTTTCTTGTTTTTGTTGTCATTTTTCTTACTCCTTTTTTAATAAATTAAAAAAAACACAAACCATCATTCAATCGATTGATGTTTTGTGTTTTTGTATGGTTAAACCAGCAAGAATAAGTTTTAATATAAAACTAGCTGATAACAAAAAACAATTTCCCGATAGAATCATTTTTTCTTTTCAGCTTGGATATCCTGACTTAGCATCACCCATATCTTCTTACCTTCCCAAAACAATTACAGTTTTAACAGTGGTATAACAAGAAGTATGTCCGCTTTACAGTAGAATGGGTCTGTCGAGGTTTTTCACCTCATTCCCCAATGCTGAAAAATTAATAATTAAAATGTGAACATTAATAATTTCTACATTATCAATGGTATAACAATTAGGCAAGTTTTTCAATAATAAATTAGAACTTTGTGAAATTTTTTCTCAATTATTATCAAACTCCAATCAAAAAACCTAATTATCTATTTTTTTCATCATAATATATTCAGCAATTGTTGGCATATAGGCAGACTCGACTTTTCCAATCTCTTTATACCCAACACTTTCATATAACTCTTTTGCTCGATAATTAAAATCGCCAACCATTAAAGTGATTTTTGATTTGTTTAAACTTCGACCAATTGCTTCATAAACTCTTAGTAAAAAGGAGCCTAGCCCTTGACCTTGATATTCTTTTTTAACACCAATTAAGGCTAAATAAGGGTATTCGTGAAAGAATCCATTCTCTTCAATCCACATAACAGCAATAATTTCCCCGGATTGTGAGATGGCTCCCCAAAGCTCATTCTTTCTAATACCAGTTTTTACCCAATCAAGAACTTGACCATTATAAGCTTTGTTCAATTCGTCGTCTTTAAAAATCGCCAAACATTCTTCTAATCGAGAAGCAGGAATTTTTTTTACTTCTGAAATCATCCATGCTCACCTTTTTCTCTTATCTTATTGTTTGCTTGCTATAGCAATACCAATAGGTGTAACAAA harbors:
- the cobD gene encoding threonine-phosphate decarboxylase CobD, yielding MAGLHGGNIKEIAEIYHLSEKSIIDFSANINPLGLSENLLKVLKENTDQILHYPDLRYTELKKEIANYHSLTPENIFLGNGAAEVIYSLANILKSQQLLVLAPTFSEYEDAFAHQKTNIVYFKTKDNDFKVNTTDLMIKIQEEKVDTLCICNPNNPTGTIIEKEEMIKLAKFCQNNQIYLIIDEAFMDFVDEKESLTTELRGNEYLVILRSLTKIFAIPGLRLGYLLTDNSHMMDDLESNAIPWRINCFADMAGRESLKDKQYLAETLSYVEKERLFLESSLTKFTELKLVKSSANFIFFEYLSTVDLQKALIEMNILIRDCSNYKGLDGNYYRIAVRTREENEKLVEALERYFYGKSHS
- a CDS encoding ECF transporter S component, which codes for MTTKTRKLTIVALMIALSILGGNIKILGSIALDSFPAFLSTIILGPAMGMVVAFFGHMFSALFAGFPSTLPVHLIIATLMMVCMFVYGYIRNKWSDRPVLSKVASIIAAYLINVPLDLLILYPILKQLVFVLFVPLTIATLVNLFLTEIVYAVLPEKIKNFSIVQNSGKGN
- a CDS encoding GNAT family N-acetyltransferase, with the protein product MISEVKKIPASRLEECLAIFKDDELNKAYNGQVLDWVKTGIRKNELWGAISQSGEIIAVMWIEENGFFHEYPYLALIGVKKEYQGQGLGSFLLRVYEAIGRSLNKSKITLMVGDFNYRAKELYESVGYKEIGKVESAYMPTIAEYIMMKKIDN